The genomic DNA GCGGCAGTGGGCCGCACGGATCACCACGATGGACGGAGCGGGGCCAGTGGCAAACGGGCTGCGAATGAAGCGCATGGTATCGGCATGAAGGAGCCGTTCGACAAAGTCGGCATCCGCTGGACATGGCTGCGCCGCGATCTGGTGAAAAAAACGGAATAACGGCGCTTCGGATGGTCGGGTGGGGCGACGTTTCGCCATGGATAGACTCCTTCGCCGCTGGGGAGCAGCGGCGAGCTACTCCCCAGTTGGGGAAGAAGAATCAGGATTGGTTAGCGCTGCAACCAGCGCATGAGCGTGCCAAGGCCATCATAGACATAATTGCCAATCACATCAGAGATGATCGGGGCAACGAGGATCTTGACGGCAACGAGGCTGGTGATCATGCGCAGGGTCTGGAGGCGCTGCTGGTTCCGTCGTCGTCGTCGAGCGCGATAGCTCCGGCGGTTGGGCCAGTGCTGATCATGGCGGCGGCGACGGTGGTGACGATGGGTATGGTGCTTCATCGGTCACCTGCCCATGGGCTAGGGTGGTTCGTCATGGTGCTGTCTCCCGTGCCATTCCGCCACGACGCGGAACAACACATGGTGGTGTCCCAAATCGTCGTGGGGGTATGACCAACGGATGCTTAGAGCACCATGGCGAACTGGTGGGCGACCTGCGTGGTGTGGCGGGTCGGGACATCGACGACGGTGAATAGGTCATCCCAACGAATGGGTTGCGCCGTGGTGTCGTCGATGATGGGTGGTGTTGGTTCAGCAGGCACGATCAGGCTGGGGCGTTCGGCCTCGGCCTTGATCGCGTGTCCGACGGTGCGGAATTGGTCACGCAGGACGCTGGCATCGTCCATCGGGCTGGCAGAGCGCAATTGCTTGGCCAACTCTTGGAGCAAGCTCATGCCCGGATCGAATTCCAGTAGGCCGCCCTCGCTGTCGTCACCACTTAACATGGTCGCGGCAGCGGCCTTGCGGCCCACAATCCCCAAGGCGCGGTGACTCATCGTGTGCTCGTAGCCCAAGAAGGTCACATCACAGCCCATGGTTTGGGTGGGGCGGAAGGCGCGGCGTTTGGCCTGAAAGAGGTCGTAGAGGCTATAGAGCGGCTCGACGACCACAATGCTGGGCCACGCGATCAAGTTGAGGCCGGTTTTGACCAAGCGCGGGTTACAAATCACGATATTCGTTCCCTGCTCCACCTGCTCGGTAAACCAGGCATTGCGCTCTCCCGGAGCCACGGTGGTGGCGCGGAGAATCGCAACCTTCAGCGTGGTCTGATGCCGCTCCATGGCAAGGGCCGTGACTTTTTCCGCCAAATCGACGGCAATGTCATCGTTGCCCGTATGCTCGGCAAACAGCAACACGCGCCGTCCTTGCTGGATCTGTGCTGCGCAATACCGCGCCAACCACGTATGGTGGGGCAGGATACGCTCCGCAGGCAGGTCGGGCGTGGTGACGGATTGATTGACCAGCAGCGAGCTGATGGTTTTGCGTCGCCATGGCTGGTAGGGCCATGACAAGGTGGCTTGGAGGTAGGCGGAGAGGGCATCGTAGCCGCCGTTGCCAATGATCGCTTTGCCCTCGTCCTCGATCTCCCGATACGGGGCCTGCATGTCCACGGGCAGTTTGAGCAGCACGACATCCTCACGGTAGTCGGGCAACTGAAAGCCCATGTCCTTGAGCAGGACGGTATAGGTGCAATTTTGGACGATGGTGATCAGGTCGGCGGTAATGCCAGCCCGTTCCTGGACCTCGGTGCTGGTGCGGGTTTTGCCGTCGTAATGGCCAGCGGTTGCCGAGCGCGTGATCTCCTTCTGCATCACATCGACGACCCCGACATCGCGCACAAAGGCGCTGCGGTTGTTCCAGCCCCAGCGATCCCGAATCACGGTGTTGCCAAGGCGGAGCAAGAGGTCGTAGAGGGTGGATGCCATGCCCCCGTAGGCGGTTCCGGTCATGCCGACCGTCGTGCGGCTGGCGGCGACCATGGCCCCAAAGGCATGGCCCAGTGCGGTGCGTGCCCCTTTGCATTCGTGCAGCTCATCATGGATGTAGAGATCGACGCGTTGGGGGTAGCGGCGCTGGATAAAGGAGGCCAAGGCCATCCGAGGATTCGAGCGCGGACGCTGGCCCCACGGAATGGCGCGACGGCCATGGGTATCGACAGCATAGGTCTGCCAGTCGTCGGACTGGAAGATCGGGAGTGTGCGATCCTGCACATTGTCACGTTCGCGGCACTGTTGGCCGAGTGGTTCCTGACAATGCGGACAGGTCACGGTGGCGAGGCCGCGCTGCTTGAGCTGTTTGGCATCGAGCACGGCTCCATCGGTTTTGCGTTGCAGCCAGCCACAGCGCGGGCATGCAAGGCCACCATAGCGCAGCAGCGGGATCGCCCGTTGGATAGTGCGGTCGGGTGCGGCTGCGTCGGCGGCAATGCGGCCTTCGGTGGTGGCTTTGGCCTGTTTGGCGAGGGCGCTGCGGGTATCGGCCTCGTGGACATTGCTGCCCCAGCGGGTGTCTACCCAGTCATCGCGGCGCATGAGCAACCCTTCGATGGTCGCAAGCGAGCCAAAGCGGGCATAGCGCTGTTGCATGGCTTCCGGCAATCCTTGCCAGTAACGGTGCAGGCGCTGGGCCGTGGAGTCGTAGTCGCGATCCTCCGCGCCAAGGACATAGCCTGACTCCAATTTCAATTTGGAGTTGGAGATAAAGCCGACGCGCGGCAGGGTGGGATGGACTTCGGCGGCGTGCATAAAGCGACTGACATCACTGGGTGATTCCAGAATATCCATCGCCCACGTGTCGCCGAGGAGTTGATCCCATTCGGCCCACCATGGGGGCAATTCGCCCGTGCCATGGGTGTAATAGGCGGCGACTTGTTCGGACGTGCCCACGAGGTGAATCGGGCCAGCAACGATGGTGGTAAAAGCAGATTTGGTGGTCATAGCAGGGACTCCTGTTGGTAGCGAGAACGCCCTGCGCTGACCATCCCCCACGGGATGGCCGCATGCGTGCGGTTCCCGTGAAAGAATCGGTGGTTTATTTGATGGATTGTTGGTGGAACCAATGGGCAATCGCAATGCCCATGGTGGACTTCCCGGCACCCATTTCTGCGTTCAGCAGCGTTCCTTTTGGACGCGTGCCCGTGCGCGGGTCGGGGGTGGTCAAGTAGCGGGTAATTCCGGCCACCACATGCTGTTGCATGGGCAGCAGGCCATTGTCATAGCCCGGCAACGTGCGACCATCTTTGCGTTTCAGCATGGCCAAGGTCGCGGCGGTCTCGGCATCCATATCGTAGGCATACACCGGCGGGGCAACCTCGGTGATGGCGGCGAGCAACGCCTCGGCGGTGGCCGGATCAGCCAGCAGTTTCTGGAGTCCAGCATCGCCTTCATAGCGGCGCACGCTGCCATCGGCCACATCGACCGCCATGACCACGGGGACTTGCCGCGTGATCTGGTGGGTGATGACCGTGACGGTATCGCCTGCCTCTTTGGTTTCGACCCAGACCGTTTGGTCTTCGGTCGTACTGCCTTTGATCAGATGGGGCCGACCGTCAATGACGATGGTCGCGCCGTTAATTTCCCCGGTGGCAATCCGTGCCGCCGCAGCGGTAGCGGAAAGTGGGCCGAGGGGGCGCAGATGGGCAACGCGCAGGGCATCAATGGCACTGCGGTAGGCGCGGGTGTTGGTGGCTCCGCCCGTCATGACCACATCGGTGGTGGCTTGGTCGGGCGTGCCAATCGTGGCATCCTCCCAGATCATGCTGGGACTGGTGGCCACGGGAATGGTGTAGCGCGGCGCGGCCTGCGGCGTTAATTCCGGCAACGGCTGCGCGAGCTGGGTGGTCAGGGTGATGATCTGGTCGCTCAATGCGTGGCCACTGCGGGCACGGCTGCGGCGAACGCCGATCACGATGGCCTCCCGCCAGCGCCGCAGGGCGGCAGGCAGGGCCAGAATGGTCAAATTGTCATAATGACGCGCGAGATGCTGGGTCACGGCAGGTTTGGCAAAAATATCCTGTGGGGTCACGAGGATCGCGATTCCACCGGGTTGCAGCCACGTGCCTTCCTCGATCACGCGGCGAAAGAACTGGAGTTCACTCCGTTCATCGCCAGCGGCTTGGGTGCCGAAGGGCGGATTGAGATAGACCAGTTGGATGCCATGGCGATTGGCACGCAGCCAGCGCACGGTGTCACAACTGGTGGTGTGTGGCGTAATCCCTCGGCAGACCGCAGCGCGTTCAGTATGCAATTCATTGAGATAGAGCTGATCGGCTGGAATACCCCATGCGCTGGCCAATTGCCATGCGGCTGCGCCTTCGCCTGCACACGGATCAGCGATCCGACAGGCGGTAGGATTGGCGGCGGTGACATAGGTGGCGAGCAGGGCAACGGCAGCGGGATCGAGCGCTTGAAAGCCATGATTGGCGGTATTGGCAAGACGGGCCATAACAACTCCTTGAAAACAAGGCATGACCCGACGACCCCCTGAGGCCGCAGATGCACTGCCTCAGTGAGATGACGAATTAAAGGGATGTGGCCTCGGTGGGCGACGCACCCCGTTTGCCGATGGTCGTGAAGGCCACGCCAGCGGTGGAGACAGGCGACTGCGTGACAATGGCGCGGATGATCCGTGCCCAGTCGGCAATCGCGGCTGTTTTGAGCCAATAGCCCCGACAGCCCCATGAGGGCAAGGGAACAATCAGCCGTTGGGTCAGGCCCAGCTGCCAGAGATCGTCCAGCCAGTGCGACTGGAGCGGCAGCGGGCAGGCCCGTTCAAGTTGCGCCCACAGGATGGCGTGGTTAGGAATCCCATCCATGCCCGTGAGGTGCAGACAATCCTCGCCCGCATGCGGGGTTAAGACCGAACGGTGGAGGATGGTGGTGGTGGCCAGTCGCGAGGACGGCAACGGCGTTTCATTGCGCAGCGTGCGGTATTGCTGCGACCCTGTGGCTTTGTGGGCGAGTTGCTTCCCGATCATGTGATAGGGCATGGTCTCGCCAAGGGCCATGGTGGGTGCAAACGATTGCTGCGGGAGCGTGATCGCGTGGCGTGACCCATCAAGGATCGAGGCCCACGCGGCGGCGCATTTGGCGCTACTGCCCACGACGGTTAAGGCTCCAATCGTGGGGATATCGCTGCCGGTTGGCAGGCAACTGGGGGGCACAACACACCAGGCAACCACGGGCACGGTTTCCCGCGAGGGAAGATCGAGCATAGCGTGGGGCAGGGTGTGGGGGCGACCCCGAAAG from Herpetosiphon gulosus includes the following:
- a CDS encoding DUF6094 domain-containing protein, producing the protein MARLANTANHGFQALDPAAVALLATYVTAANPTACRIADPCAGEGAAAWQLASAWGIPADQLYLNELHTERAAVCRGITPHTTSCDTVRWLRANRHGIQLVYLNPPFGTQAAGDERSELQFFRRVIEEGTWLQPGGIAILVTPQDIFAKPAVTQHLARHYDNLTILALPAALRRWREAIVIGVRRSRARSGHALSDQIITLTTQLAQPLPELTPQAAPRYTIPVATSPSMIWEDATIGTPDQATTDVVMTGGATNTRAYRSAIDALRVAHLRPLGPLSATAAAARIATGEINGATIVIDGRPHLIKGSTTEDQTVWVETKEAGDTVTVITHQITRQVPVVMAVDVADGSVRRYEGDAGLQKLLADPATAEALLAAITEVAPPVYAYDMDAETAATLAMLKRKDGRTLPGYDNGLLPMQQHVVAGITRYLTTPDPRTGTRPKGTLLNAEMGAGKSTMGIAIAHWFHQQSIK